From the Oryzias melastigma strain HK-1 linkage group LG13, ASM292280v2, whole genome shotgun sequence genome, the window CCCAGGTGGTTGAGCTCGGCTAAATTCAGCACCACGCAGATGCCGCTCACGGCAAACATAAAGACCAGGAAAACCGTCTTTTCCGTGGGCCGGGACACGTAGCACTCCACTTCCTTGAGGCAGGGGTAACGGTCGCACTCAAAAATCCCAGGCACACTGAAGCCGTACAGGAAGTACTGGCCTGCCAGAAAGCCAATCTCCAGGGCATTTCGGAACACTACCTGAATGATGTAAAAGCGGGAGATGCCTTCTTGCCGACGCACTTTGGAGCTCTTCCCATGTGTGAGACCTCGCGGGGCATTGGGAATCTCCTTGACCTCTAAACAGTCAGGCTCCTCCTTCCCCCCTCCCCCATCACCACCGTGCTGCACTAAAATCCCATTGATATTGCGAAGCTTTCGCATTCCGTCTCTGCCGCCGTAGTCCTTCTCCATGATGGGATAGAGGAAGGAGTACCGGCGGTCCCTCTGCTTGGCTGACTGGTGAACGGAGTAGGTGATGAAGCAGAGGCTCGGAGTGCAGACCAGGATGATCTGGAACACCCAGTAGCGGATGTGAGAGATGGGGAAGGCCTTGTCGTAGCAGGCCTGGTTGCAGCCTGGCTGCAGAGTGTTGCAGATGAACATGGTCTGCTCGTCCTCGTAAACCGTCTCGCCGACTATGGCCACAATCAGGATGCGGAAGATGACCACAACAGTCAGCAAGATTctaaaagagaaacaaacagaggCAGTGTGTTAGTGGAGTGAAAGATATAAAAAGTTTATTGCAtaggaaaacaggaaaatagtcc encodes:
- the LOC112149432 gene encoding gap junction delta-2 protein, with amino-acid sequence MGEWTILERLLEAAVQQHSTMIGRILLTVVVIFRILIVAIVGETVYEDEQTMFICNTLQPGCNQACYDKAFPISHIRYWVFQIILVCTPSLCFITYSVHQSAKQRDRRYSFLYPIMEKDYGGRDGMRKLRNINGILVQHGGDGGGGKEEPDCLEVKEIPNAPRGLTHGKSSKVRRQEGISRFYIIQVVFRNALEIGFLAGQYFLYGFSVPGIFECDRYPCLKEVECYVSRPTEKTVFLVFMFAVSGICVVLNLAELNHLGWRKIKAAIRGVQARRKSICEIRKKDMAHLSQPPNLGRTQSSESAYV